One Gemmatimonadota bacterium DNA window includes the following coding sequences:
- a CDS encoding GWxTD domain-containing protein, which translates to MPFLLLFLFFLFFPLQTTAEEGRVSLEGSLALGVDACSFRGDDGPYEEVVIRFPAAQLAFETRGDSLFVARYIPRLELFDENGNSVKRIEGERVFSSAERIDDPEHFVYDIARFQVPAGYYHAVLKVKAVGNDRQGRAVFSIEVPEFKTGQLAFSDLFFVSEIDPSSQHFEAESFLKGGHVLLPLPEREVGGGAPLRFYVELYEIGRLAHSVRFQIRDRFGSVVFDHRREFPTYRGDAKFVEGIPLRGLSPGTYTLSVEARIGDQIARTQRDFRIAGSPVELSLTAQQQVLMEKILERFSTPEAAREYAKVDAGERAVFMYGHYFERVPLFAQAYIAPVAGLGNREMGMTMLRAIGLEETLKKRVDKTFGERLPEADTLAVRMARDMVDFVLEEDPRDPRALTARALIALESGALVEGERWVRKALDIAPDLPEARNALGIVGMGRGDWNGAVEKFQEAAYWTNAELARFLSGKGEGLEYLKAAVGRDPTHPFLYYMMGRVLERRGELAESAVAYRRQIAVDPLFARARFDFGRVLFKQGRIDSATVIWRDLMEARPDFRSLCMHPLLEAYLNIGETGKAHALIAEELRTLSDEARERVEDISLVAGPEEVAAYQRLAPEERAQFVRAFWQKRDPTPATPGNERLVEHYRRVVYVLQNFSKDGRKWDRRGDVYIRYGEPAHVSKRSDIRFETDARVVRVKERLIAALSPEAKQEIIARIGRLRTSTRDVEIETELGEVVAVSDFESIDFEMNPNRVFFARQSDDVNTYVRGKELFGRDRPGMSERPMRGIPLYPVNGSEPWEYWIYPDVSGGIEVVFTALTPKGDFDFPDVSQGRKIARFNQRFWEDTRPEVVISRAVNAQPDRYVPVGKGVLDFHSASADFRGADDKSRLEVYYGVPVLDAIDDGGEEVVFERGIALFDSSWTPIYRRLEPMPVRVDVGGVEAGTLAIDELALQVLPGRYYLGLQINHPASGRRGGYTQELVVEDYAVAGLKISDIELAGRVQVDSLATDKGGVEVISLPSRTYKIGQPVVIYYEVYDLKIDDFGQTKYRVDYRITPREGKLSGVQVLRALGRLLGIEEKAVVTISYERTGTGSDEYNYLEIDPGESKPGRYEIAVAITDLNGEQTAEKTVIFFIGE; encoded by the coding sequence ATGCCCTTTTTGCTTCTTTTTCTTTTTTTCCTGTTTTTCCCATTGCAGACGACTGCTGAAGAGGGACGGGTGTCTTTGGAGGGCAGTCTCGCGCTCGGCGTTGATGCCTGTAGTTTTCGCGGAGACGATGGTCCTTATGAAGAGGTTGTTATCCGTTTTCCCGCGGCGCAGCTCGCGTTTGAAACACGAGGTGATAGCCTTTTTGTAGCGCGCTATATTCCACGTCTCGAGTTATTCGATGAGAATGGCAATTCGGTCAAGAGGATAGAGGGCGAGCGCGTATTTTCTTCTGCAGAGCGGATCGACGATCCAGAACACTTTGTCTATGATATCGCGCGATTCCAGGTTCCAGCGGGGTATTATCACGCGGTTCTGAAGGTCAAAGCCGTGGGCAATGATCGCCAGGGACGGGCGGTGTTTTCTATTGAGGTTCCCGAGTTCAAGACGGGACAGCTCGCGTTTAGCGATCTGTTTTTTGTGAGTGAAATAGATCCATCTTCTCAGCATTTTGAAGCTGAGTCTTTTCTCAAGGGAGGTCATGTTCTTTTGCCGTTGCCTGAGCGCGAGGTCGGAGGTGGCGCGCCCCTGCGCTTTTATGTCGAGCTTTACGAGATCGGGCGGCTTGCCCATAGTGTGCGTTTTCAGATCCGCGACCGTTTCGGTTCTGTTGTTTTTGACCATCGGCGGGAATTTCCCACATATCGCGGAGATGCAAAATTTGTCGAGGGGATCCCGTTGCGCGGGTTGTCACCTGGGACATATACGCTGAGCGTTGAAGCGCGTATAGGTGATCAGATTGCGCGTACGCAACGCGATTTTCGCATAGCGGGTTCGCCGGTTGAATTGTCTCTCACGGCACAGCAGCAGGTTCTTATGGAGAAGATTCTGGAACGCTTTTCAACGCCAGAAGCCGCGCGGGAATATGCGAAAGTCGATGCGGGAGAACGCGCTGTTTTTATGTACGGGCATTATTTCGAGCGGGTGCCACTTTTCGCCCAGGCTTATATCGCACCGGTCGCGGGATTGGGTAATCGCGAGATGGGGATGACGATGTTGAGGGCGATAGGTCTCGAGGAAACGCTCAAGAAGCGCGTTGACAAGACGTTTGGCGAGCGTTTGCCCGAGGCGGATACGCTTGCGGTACGAATGGCGCGCGATATGGTCGATTTTGTGCTGGAGGAAGATCCGCGTGATCCACGGGCGTTGACAGCCAGAGCATTGATCGCACTTGAAAGTGGTGCGCTGGTCGAAGGCGAGCGTTGGGTGCGAAAGGCGCTCGATATTGCCCCCGATTTGCCCGAGGCGCGCAATGCACTGGGTATTGTGGGTATGGGGCGCGGCGACTGGAATGGCGCTGTTGAAAAATTTCAAGAGGCGGCGTATTGGACAAATGCAGAGCTGGCGCGTTTTCTTTCCGGGAAGGGCGAGGGTTTGGAATATCTGAAAGCGGCTGTTGGACGAGATCCCACCCATCCCTTTCTCTATTATATGATGGGGCGCGTGTTAGAGCGCAGGGGTGAACTTGCCGAAAGTGCGGTTGCGTATAGACGACAGATTGCAGTGGACCCCCTGTTTGCGCGCGCGCGGTTTGACTTTGGGCGCGTGTTGTTCAAACAAGGGCGTATTGATTCGGCTACGGTTATTTGGCGAGATTTGATGGAGGCGCGGCCCGATTTTCGCAGTTTATGCATGCATCCATTGCTGGAGGCGTATCTCAATATTGGGGAAACGGGCAAAGCGCATGCGCTGATTGCAGAGGAGTTGCGCACGCTTAGCGATGAGGCGAGAGAACGGGTGGAAGATATTTCACTCGTGGCGGGTCCAGAGGAAGTGGCGGCGTACCAGCGTCTGGCACCCGAGGAGCGGGCGCAGTTTGTTCGGGCGTTCTGGCAAAAACGCGATCCCACGCCGGCAACACCAGGTAACGAGCGGTTGGTCGAGCACTATCGGCGCGTTGTTTATGTGTTGCAGAATTTTTCAAAAGATGGACGAAAATGGGACAGGCGCGGCGATGTGTATATCCGCTATGGAGAACCCGCGCATGTGAGTAAAAGATCGGATATTCGGTTTGAGACAGATGCGAGGGTCGTGCGGGTAAAGGAGCGGTTGATCGCGGCGCTGTCGCCAGAGGCCAAGCAGGAAATTATCGCGCGGATAGGTCGATTGCGCACATCGACGCGCGATGTTGAAATCGAGACTGAGTTGGGAGAGGTGGTCGCGGTCAGCGATTTTGAGTCTATCGATTTTGAGATGAATCCCAATCGCGTGTTTTTTGCCAGGCAGAGTGATGATGTGAATACTTATGTCCGCGGCAAGGAACTCTTCGGGCGGGACCGTCCAGGTATGAGCGAGCGTCCGATGCGGGGGATACCGCTTTATCCGGTCAATGGAAGCGAGCCGTGGGAATACTGGATTTATCCGGATGTGAGCGGGGGTATTGAAGTCGTTTTTACGGCGTTGACGCCGAAGGGCGATTTCGATTTTCCCGATGTTTCTCAGGGGCGTAAAATTGCGCGGTTTAACCAGAGATTTTGGGAAGATACGCGGCCCGAGGTCGTTATTTCACGAGCGGTGAATGCACAACCCGACCGCTATGTGCCCGTTGGCAAGGGCGTGCTGGACTTTCACTCTGCTTCGGCAGATTTCAGAGGGGCAGATGATAAATCTCGGCTGGAGGTGTATTATGGGGTGCCGGTTTTAGATGCGATTGATGATGGGGGAGAAGAGGTCGTTTTTGAGCGCGGTATCGCGCTTTTTGACAGTAGCTGGACACCGATTTATCGCAGACTGGAGCCGATGCCGGTGCGCGTGGATGTCGGCGGTGTTGAGGCCGGTACTCTGGCGATAGATGAGCTCGCACTTCAGGTTTTGCCCGGGCGATATTATTTGGGGCTTCAGATCAATCATCCGGCATCCGGACGCAGGGGTGGATATACGCAGGAACTCGTGGTGGAGGATTATGCGGTCGCTGGACTCAAGATAAGCGATATAGAGCTTGCGGGAAGGGTGCAGGTGGATTCTTTGGCTACTGATAAAGGCGGGGTTGAGGTTATTTCTCTGCCGTCGCGCACCTATAAGATCGGGCAGCCGGTTGTTATTTATTACGAAGTTTACGATTTGAAAATCGACGATTTCGGGCAGACGAAATATCGCGTGGATTACCGCATTACGCCCCGAGAAGGCAAGCTCAGTGGTGTGCAGGTTCTGCGGGCACTGGGGCGTTTGCTCGGTATCGAAGAAAAAGCCGTTGTTACGATTTCTTATGAGCGGACGGGTACAGGGTCTGATGAGTACAATTATCTGGAGATCGACCCGGGCGAGTCAAAACCGGGGCGTTATGAAATTGCAGTAGCGATTACCGATTTGAATGGCGAGCAAACCGCTGAGAAGACGGTGATATTTTTTATTGGCGAGTAA
- a CDS encoding Rieske (2Fe-2S) protein, with translation MDEKTERRAFLTQALALVGGCMCAGWFSGCENDVLKSSGVSVQFDVGSAPALAQVGGSVKQVFEGQNGGAPVIIFRRAEEDFAVLSSVCTHEACEVDLPGDRDPQIWCSCHGARFDRTTGAVLRGPASAPLPRFESTYDNGTQTLTILF, from the coding sequence GTGGATGAGAAGACGGAAAGAAGAGCGTTTTTGACACAGGCCCTCGCGCTTGTGGGGGGGTGCATGTGCGCCGGATGGTTTTCGGGATGTGAGAATGATGTGTTGAAGTCGTCTGGTGTGAGTGTGCAATTTGATGTGGGTAGCGCGCCTGCCTTGGCACAGGTGGGAGGGTCTGTGAAACAAGTTTTTGAAGGGCAAAACGGCGGTGCCCCCGTGATCATTTTCCGCCGTGCCGAAGAAGATTTTGCAGTTTTGAGTTCTGTGTGTACGCACGAGGCGTGCGAGGTGGATTTGCCGGGGGACCGCGATCCACAAATCTGGTGTTCATGCCATGGTGCGAGATTTGACAGGACAACGGGAGCGGTTCTGCGAGGACCAGCTTCTGCGCCTTTGCCGCGATTTGAGAGTACTTATGATAATGGGACACAGACGTTGACAATTCTGTTTTAA
- a CDS encoding aminotransferase class I/II-fold pyridoxal phosphate-dependent enzyme, whose product MSDLAIDGGPRAVTALMNDSWQDVSDLEKEYVNQVLDNKDDAYAQLDKFEEEYRAFVGTKHALCMCNGTATLHSAIFAAGACAGKEVIVPTATWHATITPILHCNATPVFCEVDPETFCADPEDVKKRITHHTCAIVVTHLYGNPADMDAFLDIIDGTDITLIEDASHAPGAMWGDKMVGSIGHIGCFSLQEKKPVSGIEAGVATTNDDDLYDRMLALGQCGRCDALWQTDRFKALRNMGLGVKYRANPLGIAMARAQLERLPGLNEKRMAWFRRMDRLLNEVPGVAPQKAYPRAKRGGMLLYAGMVDPDVFGAPLPIIIKALVAEGAYVSETTAWGYSAMHLEPLFNDFSFDGLGGPWADLPAEGRRLVCNLPVSERLQDMSFWLATPVAPATEWVEQTAQAFAKVAAHRERLFEIANGRIDE is encoded by the coding sequence ATGTCTGATCTGGCAATTGACGGTGGTCCCAGAGCTGTTACCGCTTTGATGAATGATTCGTGGCAGGATGTAAGCGATTTGGAGAAGGAGTACGTCAACCAGGTTCTGGATAATAAGGATGACGCTTACGCGCAACTCGATAAGTTTGAAGAAGAGTATCGGGCTTTTGTGGGAACCAAACACGCGCTTTGTATGTGCAATGGTACCGCGACCTTGCACTCGGCGATTTTTGCCGCAGGTGCATGCGCTGGGAAAGAGGTGATTGTGCCCACTGCGACGTGGCACGCGACGATTACGCCGATTTTGCACTGCAATGCCACACCCGTGTTCTGCGAGGTAGATCCGGAAACGTTTTGTGCCGATCCCGAGGATGTAAAGAAGCGGATTACGCACCACACATGCGCGATTGTGGTGACGCATCTTTACGGCAATCCGGCGGATATGGATGCGTTTTTAGATATTATAGACGGGACCGATATAACGCTGATTGAAGATGCTTCCCATGCGCCTGGGGCGATGTGGGGCGATAAGATGGTCGGTTCTATTGGGCACATCGGGTGTTTTAGCCTTCAGGAGAAAAAGCCAGTATCCGGAATAGAAGCGGGTGTTGCGACTACGAATGACGATGATCTCTACGATCGCATGCTGGCTCTGGGGCAGTGCGGACGGTGCGACGCGCTGTGGCAGACGGATCGCTTTAAGGCGCTTCGCAATATGGGATTGGGCGTCAAATACCGCGCAAATCCTCTGGGTATTGCGATGGCTCGCGCCCAGTTGGAGCGCTTGCCGGGGCTGAATGAGAAGCGGATGGCCTGGTTTCGGCGAATGGATAGACTGCTCAATGAAGTCCCGGGTGTGGCTCCGCAAAAAGCATATCCCAGGGCGAAGCGAGGTGGCATGTTGCTCTATGCGGGAATGGTTGATCCCGATGTGTTTGGTGCTCCGCTACCGATTATCATAAAGGCACTGGTTGCGGAAGGGGCGTACGTCTCAGAGACGACGGCCTGGGGGTATAGCGCGATGCATTTGGAACCGCTTTTTAACGATTTTTCGTTCGATGGTTTGGGCGGGCCATGGGCGGATTTGCCCGCAGAGGGGAGGCGACTTGTGTGCAATTTGCCGGTGAGCGAGCGGTTGCAGGACATGAGTTTTTGGCTCGCTACGCCAGTTGCGCCCGCTACCGAGTGGGTGGAGCAGACCGCACAGGCATTTGCCAAGGTGGCGGCCCACCGCGAGCGCCTATTTGAGATTGCGAATGGACGAATAGACGAATAG
- a CDS encoding amidase, with protein MKSEKTAAHPLAQIVAELRSGQRDLQDYVAECCRRIDEWDGDIRAMLPESNREQRLLGDVAELTTASGEDSPLFGTLVGVKDIFHVEGFETRAGSGVPPEVLTGPEGGCLKALREAGALVISKSVTTEFACFKPGPTRNPRDLGFTPGGSSSGSAAAVAAGYCPLALGSQTIGSVIRPAAFCGIVGFKPSYARIDISGFVHCSPSVDTIGMFTQDVAGMEMAAAVLCGGWRASATRSEKPTLGIPVGPYLDQTEPRARADFDAQVQSLRTAGYNVVEVRMLNDIDDINDRHRNMMKGEMAEVHAPWFDKYASTYDAGTRALVEEGRALSQSEIDTGRMGRTQLREEVESLMKAEGIDLLACPAATGAALKGLASTGDPCMNLPWTHTGMPVIALPAGLASDSGMPLGIQFVAPFHQDEELLAWAALLERDL; from the coding sequence ATGAAGAGTGAAAAAACAGCGGCGCATCCGCTGGCTCAAATCGTTGCTGAGTTGCGTTCTGGGCAACGGGACTTGCAGGATTACGTTGCAGAATGCTGCAGACGCATTGATGAATGGGATGGGGATATCCGGGCGATGTTGCCAGAGTCGAATCGCGAGCAACGGCTGTTGGGTGATGTGGCTGAGTTGACTACTGCGAGCGGTGAGGATTCGCCGCTGTTCGGCACTCTGGTTGGGGTTAAAGATATTTTTCACGTCGAGGGATTTGAGACGCGGGCAGGCTCGGGTGTGCCGCCAGAGGTTCTCACAGGTCCCGAAGGCGGGTGCTTAAAGGCGTTGCGGGAGGCGGGTGCGCTCGTTATTAGCAAATCGGTTACGACGGAGTTCGCGTGTTTTAAGCCGGGACCTACGCGCAATCCGCGGGATCTGGGTTTTACTCCTGGTGGATCGAGTAGCGGTTCGGCTGCGGCTGTGGCTGCGGGGTATTGCCCTCTCGCGCTCGGTTCGCAGACTATTGGCTCAGTTATCCGTCCGGCTGCGTTTTGTGGGATTGTCGGTTTTAAGCCGAGTTATGCGCGTATTGATATTTCCGGATTCGTTCACTGCTCTCCGTCAGTCGATACGATTGGGATGTTCACACAGGATGTTGCGGGTATGGAGATGGCTGCTGCTGTTCTGTGTGGCGGATGGCGCGCTTCTGCTACGAGGTCGGAAAAGCCGACGTTGGGAATACCCGTGGGTCCCTATTTGGACCAGACAGAACCACGGGCGCGGGCGGATTTCGACGCGCAGGTACAGTCTCTTAGAACGGCAGGGTACAATGTTGTGGAGGTGCGGATGCTCAACGATATTGACGATATCAATGACCGACACCGGAATATGATGAAGGGGGAGATGGCGGAGGTTCACGCGCCGTGGTTCGATAAATACGCCTCGACTTATGACGCGGGTACGCGCGCGCTGGTCGAGGAGGGGCGCGCACTTTCGCAATCCGAGATCGATACGGGTCGAATGGGGCGCACACAGTTGCGCGAAGAGGTTGAGTCTTTGATGAAGGCAGAGGGGATTGACCTTCTCGCCTGTCCGGCGGCGACGGGCGCGGCTTTGAAAGGTCTGGCGAGTACGGGCGATCCCTGTATGAATTTGCCCTGGACGCATACGGGTATGCCGGTGATCGCTTTGCCCGCGGGGCTCGCGTCCGATTCGGGTATGCCTCTGGGGATTCAGTTTGTCGCCCCGTTTCACCAGGACGAGGAGTTGCTCGCCTGGGCGGCGCTTTTGGAGCGGGATCTTTAG